CAGGTGCGCGACGCACGCCCCCGACGCCCGCGCGCGTCGTCGGGGCCGCACTCACGGTGGTCGCCGTGATCGTGGCGGTCGCCGGCGACGCGTCCGCGAGCATCCCGTGGCTGGCGTTGGTGCTTCCGCTCGTCGCGGGTCTCGGGATCGGCGTGCAGCAGGCGATGAACGGCCGCGTTCGTCAGGTGAGTGGCTCGCCACTCGCCGCAACGCTCGTGAACTTCACGGTGGGCACGGCCGGTCTCGTCGTCGTGACGGCGATCGCGCTGATCGTGCGCGGGCTGCCCGCCGCACCGCCGACGGAGGCGTACCTCTACCTGGGCGGCATCGTCGGCGTCGTGTTCATAGCCGTGCAGACGGCAACAGTGGGGCGCATCGGCGTGCTGCTGCTCGGCATGTGCCTCGTGCTCGGCCAGTTGCTCGGCGCCACCGTATTCGACTCGGTGTCGGCCATCGGACCGGCGCTCGCGCCTCAGACGATCGCGGGGGTGGCACTCACCGCACTCGGAATCGTCATCGCCACGCTCGACCGCTGGCGGCCGCGACGTGCGCAGGCGCGGTGAGCGTCACGGTTAGAAGTAGGCGGAGCGAACTTCGAGAGGTCCGCGGGTCACGAGAGCGTGTGCGCCATTGACGGTGCGGTCGATGCGTTCGTGCAATTCGGGGGCGCTGACCCGGTAGTCCGTGAAGTCGCGGTCTGCTGCGTAAATGCCTCCGGGCAATGTCAACGATCGGAAGAAGCTGAACAGCGGCCGCAGTTTGTGGTCGATTGTGGTGGCGGTCATGCCCGGCACGCTAGGAGCGTCCGGGCGCTCGCTTCACGCACTCGCGTCATCGGGCGTCGTGCTGCGTCATCCGGTGACACGCACGGTCACGCTGCGACATGGGGGATGCACGGGGTGCGATCGGACGGGCACGATGACGGCCATGTCCACCACCGCTGCCACGCCTCCTCGCCGCATCCGATTCAACGCATTCGACATGAACTGCGTCGCCCACCAGTCCTCCGGGCTCTGGCGCCACCCCGACGATCAGTCGCACCGCTACACCGAGTTGTCGTACTGGACGGAGCTGGCCCAACTGCTCGAGACGGGCTCCTTCGACGGCATCTTCATCGCCGACGTCCTGGGCACGTATGACGTGTACGGCGGGTCGAATGAGGCGGCGATTCGCCACGGCGCTCAAGTGCCGGTCAACGACCCGATCCTGCTCGTGTCCGCGATGGCCGCGGTGACCGAGCATCTGGGATTCGGTGTGACGGCGGGAACGGCCTACGAGCATCCCTACCCGTTTGCCCGCCGGATGACGACCCTCGACCACCTGACCAAGGGGCGTGTGGGGTGGAACGTCGTCACGGGCTATCTGCCGAGTGCTGCACGCAACATGGGGCACGACGACCAGCGCGAGCACGACGATCGCTACGACCACGCCGATGAGTACCTAGAGGTGCTGTACAAGCTGTGGGAGGGCTCGTGGGAGGACGATGCCGTTGTTCGCGATCGGACCAGCGGGGTGTACACCGACCCCTCGAAGGTGCACGACATACGTCACGAGGGGACGCACTTCACGGTTCCCGGCATTCACATTTCTGAGCCGAGCCCGCAGCGCACACCCGTCATCTACCAGGCCGGCGCGAGCCCCCGCGGAGTCGCGTTCGCCGCCGGCAACGCTGAAGCGATTTTCGTCGCCGCCCCGACGAAGGAGGTACTGCGGGCGACCGTCACGCGGATCCGAGACGCGTTGGAGGCGGCGGGTCGCGATCGCTACGCGGCGCGGATCTACACCCTGCTGACGATCATCACGGACGCCACTCCCGCCGCAGCGCAGGCGAAGTACCGTGACTACCTGTCGTACGCGAACCCCGAAGGCGCTCTCGTTTTCATGTCCGGCTGGATGGGAATCGACCTCTCGCAGTTCCCACTGGATGAACCGGTCGGCAACGTTCCGAGTAACGCGATTCAGTCGGTCGTCTCGAACTTCGCGGCCGCGGCCGAGCACGGCGCCGAGTTCACGGTTGCCGACATCGGCCGACACAGCGCTATCGGTGGACTGGGGCCCCTCATCGTGGGTTCGGGTGTCGAGATTGCCGACGAGCTGGAGCGATGGGTGGCAGAGACCGATGTCGACGGCTTCAATCTCGCCTATGCCGTGACGCCCGGCACCTTCGCCGATGTGGTCGAGCACGTCATCCCGGTGCTGCGCGAACGCGGGCTGTACCCCGACGGCTACGAGGAGGGCACGTTGCGGCAGAAGCTACACGGCCGCGGAGATCGTCTGCCCGACGAGCACCGCGGGGCACATTACCGCGTCAGTGCTCGCCAGCTGGCGTGAGT
The sequence above is a segment of the Microcella alkaliphila genome. Coding sequences within it:
- a CDS encoding LLM class flavin-dependent oxidoreductase, producing the protein MSTTAATPPRRIRFNAFDMNCVAHQSSGLWRHPDDQSHRYTELSYWTELAQLLETGSFDGIFIADVLGTYDVYGGSNEAAIRHGAQVPVNDPILLVSAMAAVTEHLGFGVTAGTAYEHPYPFARRMTTLDHLTKGRVGWNVVTGYLPSAARNMGHDDQREHDDRYDHADEYLEVLYKLWEGSWEDDAVVRDRTSGVYTDPSKVHDIRHEGTHFTVPGIHISEPSPQRTPVIYQAGASPRGVAFAAGNAEAIFVAAPTKEVLRATVTRIRDALEAAGRDRYAARIYTLLTIITDATPAAAQAKYRDYLSYANPEGALVFMSGWMGIDLSQFPLDEPVGNVPSNAIQSVVSNFAAAAEHGAEFTVADIGRHSAIGGLGPLIVGSGVEIADELERWVAETDVDGFNLAYAVTPGTFADVVEHVIPVLRERGLYPDGYEEGTLRQKLHGRGDRLPDEHRGAHYRVSARQLA
- a CDS encoding DMT family transporter: MSERSRTVLAVAATVLAGFGVATQSRINGELGQRFDDGFTAALVSFSSGWVVLLVVVLATARGRAAMARIPAAMRAGELPWWMLLGGAGGAFFVLSQGLVAGVLGVAIFTVAIVSGQTLAGMVADARGFAGARRTPPTPARVVGAALTVVAVIVAVAGDASASIPWLALVLPLVAGLGIGVQQAMNGRVRQVSGSPLAATLVNFTVGTAGLVVVTAIALIVRGLPAAPPTEAYLYLGGIVGVVFIAVQTATVGRIGVLLLGMCLVLGQLLGATVFDSVSAIGPALAPQTIAGVALTALGIVIATLDRWRPRRAQAR